A single Ammospiza caudacuta isolate bAmmCau1 chromosome 14, bAmmCau1.pri, whole genome shotgun sequence DNA region contains:
- the CENPI gene encoding centromere protein I, with protein MQRRRSSKTPKQPLPVPNKSQTDLSAWRKGGKTDSEKSLQNNRSAGDQKCESQEGSLEQALSYFQKAQDSVALKKKSVVQEHLDAVESTALEQGLPPEGFEILLKVVLSGRFADTVNTRLLKSLIPASVIPENSVVTAVSWLCVGKCSGNIQLLFLKWLITMFDFIDHKEQLNALYGFFFSFLQDEKLCPYVCHVLYLLTRKENVRPFRIRILLDLQAKMGMQSHLQALLSLYKLFCPEQVTITLPGKMKTYFKNSEGPWKAAITAVRQRNQGTSPLSQAVFLGTSQPQSRKRKWNAQLVIPASSASTKHLDEDREKSSFNLCSPNESFPVEQLQTFPQLLQNIHCLEFPSQMGSVLTNPLLLHYMNCVKDESIYLRLYYWMGQRLQEECTWCVVDNPYEEEFRSFLETAYKAECFLQKGFSACEEFLYKTLPLWDGVCCRSEVLGLVSWIPLSSFSDIKPYVFDPLAQLFFTSSIYFKCSVLESLKELLQNWLNSSVFKMDLEISSVNTTLSGLVNVVAELVHFVGWISTVGLRLENNSTFLLYFILDFYGTVCDMYLKYNLPLLIMPPAGVFYPALLSMDSVNLNHLCYIMYRYRANLVAAKENELSKKKILQFKFSNQTYQEYNQYIIAMVGCLWTSSAFQKDIHPQGLRMDDKLLSKTAVKEVKTSFNIVYHPAMMGYSIKFLQQICPEDTTFNFKLIKGKKWDWYLEYLYTQGLKGLKVFIESSISRVSQARSKAGNVEV; from the exons ATGCAGCGAAGGAGGAGTTCCAAGACCCCAAAGCAGCCTCTGCCTGTTCCCAATAAAAGCCAAACTGATCTCTCTGCCTGGCGAAAGGGAGGGAAAACTGACTCTGAAAAAAGTTTGCAGAATAATCGATCTGCTGGTGATCAGAAATGTGAGAGCCAGGAAGGGTCTCTAGAGCAAGCTTTGAGCTACTTTCAGAAAG CTCAAGACTCTGTTGCACTGAAGAAGAAGAGTGTTGTGCAGGAACACTTGGATGCTGTGGAAAGCACTGCCCTGGAACAAGGGCTGCCCCCTGAAGGGTTTGAGATACTGCTGAAAGTGGTGCTCAGTGGCAGATTTG ctgataCAGTGAATACTCGTTTGTTGAAGAGCCTGATTCCTGCCTCAGTGATACCAGAAAATTCTGTGGTTACAGCTGTGTCTTGGCTCTGTGTTGGCAAATGCTCAGGCAACATCCAG CTGCTTTTTTTGAAGTGGCTGATCACAATGTTTGACTTCATTGATCACAAGGAACAGCTTAATGCCCTCTATggtttcttcttctccttcctgcaaGATGAGAAGTTG TGCCCCTATGTCTGCCACGTGCTCTACCTGCTGACCAGGAAGGAAAATG tcAGGCCTTTTCGGATTAGGATCCTGCTTGACCTCCAAGCAAAAATG GGAATGCAGTCTCATCTGCAAGCTCTGCTGTCACTTTACAAACTTTTCTGCCCAGAACAGGTGACCATAACCCTTCCTGGGAAAATGAAG ACTTACTTCAAGAACTCAGAGGGCCCATGGAAAGCAGCAATCACTGCAGTAAGGCAGAGAAACCAAGGAAcctctcccctgtcccaggcagtgTTTTTGGGCACATCTCAGCCTCAGTCACGAAAGAGG AAATGGAATGCCCAGTTGGTTATACCTGCAAGCAGTGCAAGCACAAAACATTTAGATGAGGACAGAGAAAAGAGCAGTTTTAATTTGTGCAGTCCAAATGAGTCTTTTCcagtggagcagctgcagaccTTCCCTCAGCTCCTACAGAATATCCACTGTCTAGAG tttcCTTCCCAGATGGGTTCAGTGCTAACAAACCCCTTGTTGCTTCACTACATGAATTGTGTGAAAGATGAATCTATTTACCTGAGGCTCTACTACTGGATGGGCCAGAGGCTCCAGGAAG AATGCACCTGGTGTGTGGTTGATAACCCATATGAAGAAGAATTCAGGAGCTTCCTGGAAACTGCCTACAAGGCAGAATGTTTCTTGCAG AAGGGATTTTCTGCCTGTGAAGAGTTCCTGTATAAGACCCTTCCCCTCTGGGATGGCGTCTGCTGCCGCTCAGAAGTCCTCGGGCTCGTGAGCTGGATCCCCCTCAGCAGTTTCTCTG acattAAGCCATATGTCTTtgatcccctggcacagctctttTTCACATCATCTATTTACTTTAAG TGCAGTGTTCTTGagagcctgaaggagctgctgcagaactgGTTAAATTCCAGTGTGTTTAAAATGGATTTGGAGATTTCTTCTGT GAACACCACCCTGTCTGGACTGGTGAACGTGGTGGCTGAGCTGGTTCACTTTGTGGGATGGATCTCTACTGTTGGACTGCGTTTGGAAAACAATTCCACCTTCTTGCTGTACTTCATTCTGGATTTCTATGGCACT GTGTGTGACATGTACCTGAAGTACAACCTGCCTTTGCTGATCATGCCTCCTGCTGGGGTTTTCtacccagcactgctcagcatgGATTCTGTCAACTTGAATCATCTCTGCTACATTATGTACAG gtatcGAGCTAACTTAGTGGCTGCAAAAGAAAATGAGCTGAGTAAAAAG aaAATCCTGCAGTTCAAGTTCAGTAACCAGACATACCAAGAGTACAACCAGTACATAATAGCTATGGTGGGCTGTCTGTGGACATCCAGTGCATTCCAGAAGGATATTCATCCTCAAGGTCTTCGTATGGATGATAAACTGCTGAGTAAAACTGCAGTGAAGGAAGTAAAAACCAGCTTTAACATTGTCTATCATCCAGCCATGATGGGCTACTCTATTAAATTCCTGCAGCAG ATTTGTCCTGAAGATACCACCTTCAACTTCAAATTAATTAAG GGGAAGAAGTGGGACTGGTATCTGGAATATCTCTACACCCAGGGTCTGAAGGGGCTGAAGGTGTTCATTGAGAGCAGCATCAGTCGGGTTTCCCAGGCCCGCAGCAAAGCAGGGAATGTGGAAGTGTGA
- the TMEM35A gene encoding novel acetylcholine receptor chaperone, translating into MASPRTITIVALSVALGLFFVFMGTIKLTPRLSRDAYNEMKRAYKSYVRALPMLKKMGVSSILLRKSIGALEVACGIVMTLVPGRPKDVANFLLLLLVLAVLFFHQLVGDPLKRYAHALVFGILLTCRLLIARQPEELPPDKRMLSVNGDEQPLMHEAAPEKGKVKVS; encoded by the exons ATGGCATCTCCCAGGACCATCACCATCGTCGCCCTCTCGGTGGCCCTGGGGCTCTTCTTCGTCTTTATGGGGACGATCAAGCTGACGCCCCGGCTCAGCAGGGATGCCTACAATGAGATG AAACGAGCATACAAAAGCTACGTGCGGGCCCTGCCCATGCTCAAGAAGATGGGAGTCAGCTCCATCCTGCTCCGCAAGAGCATCGGCGCCCTGGAAGTGGCGTGCGGCATTGTCATGACACTGGTGCCTGGTCGCCCCAAGGACGTGGCCAacttcctgctcctgctcctggtgctggccGTGCTCTTCTTCCACCAGCTGGTGGGGGACCCCCTGAAGCGCTATGCCCACGCCCTGGTGTTTGGGATCCTGCTCACCTGCCGCCTGCTGATCGCCCGGCAGCCCGAGGAGCTGCCGCCCGACAAGAGGATGCTGTCGGTGAACGGCGATGAGCAGCCACTCATGCATGAAGCAGCTCCCGAGAAAGGCAAAGTGAAGGTATCCTAG
- the TRMT2B gene encoding tRNA (uracil-5-)-methyltransferase homolog B yields MAVCSVLRPPRCRLRPPPLALRCPVTTTTATPWARKEKARVSCRPPEPSWEERLANAVTPLWRLPYQEQLQVKYESQRKTLQTLASRLEELGIDAQKPGGLCCPLQPVVPSPIINGYRNKSTFSVNRGPDGNPKTVGLYVGTGRERNIVCVKANHVENIPSKHKQVAQCYEEFICHSPLDPCILFHEGGHWRELVVRTSRCGHTMAIITFHPQQLGQEALAAQKALLKEFFTSGPGAVCALTSLYFQESTMTRCSHEQSPYQLLHGAPHISEELLGLSFRISPDAFFQVNTAGAELLYQAVGELCQAAGDTVLLDICCGTGTIGLSLAHRVSKVIGVEVVEKAVEDAEWNAAFNGISNCEFHSGKAEAVLPQLLASWEDARPLVAVVNPSRAGLHYRVVRAIRNCSAIRRLLYISCKPAGEAMRNFLELCCPPDPRKKLAGEPFAPVMAIPFDMFPHTVHCELVLLFTR; encoded by the exons ATGGCTGTGTGCTCCGTTCTGAGGCCGCCGCGCTGCCGCCTCCGCCCGCCGCCGCTCGCCCTGCGCTGCCCGGTGACCACAACCACAGCGACACCGTGGGCACGGAAGGAAAAGGCCAGGGTGAGCTGCCGCCCGCCAGAGCCTTCCTGGGAGGAGAG GTTAGCAAATGCAGTGACACCACTGTGGAGACTTCCCTACCAAGAGCAGCTACAG GTGAAGTATGAAAGCCAGAGGAAGACTTTGCAGACACTGGCATCTCGTCTTGAGGAGCTGGGCATCGATGCACAGAAACCTGGTGGGCTCTGCTGTCCTCTGCAGCCCGTAGTCCCTTCG ccCATCATTAATGGCTACCGAAACAAATCAACTTTCTCTGTGAACCGAGGACCAGATGGGAACCCAAAAACTGTGGGGTTGTATGTGGGAACTGGCAGAG AAAGGAATATTGTCTGTGTGAAAGCCAACCATGTGGAGAACATACCCTCAAAACATAAACAAGTAGCCCAG TGCTATGAGGAGTTCATCTGTCACTCCCCCCTGGACCCCTGCATCCTCTTCCACGAAGGTGGGCACTGGAGAGAGCTCGTGGTCCGTACCAGCCGCTGTGGCCACACCATGGCCATCATCACCTTCcacccccagcagctgggccag GAGGCGCTGGCTGCTCAGAAAGCATTGCTGAAGGAGTTCTTCACAAGTGGGCCTGGAGCAGTCTGTGCCTTGACTTCACTTTATTTCCAAGAGAG caccaTGACACGCTGCTCCCACGAGCAGTCCCCGTACCAGCTCCTGCACGGGGCACCGCACATCTCCGAGGAGCTGCTCGGCCTCAGCTTCCGCATCTCTCCGGACGCCTTCTTCCAGGTCAACAcggctggggcagagctgctgtacCAGGCAGTCggggagctctgccaggctgctggggacactgtgctCCTTGACATCTGCTGTGGAACAG GCACAATTGGTCTCTCTCTGGCTCACCGAGTGTCCAAGGTTATTGGTGTCGAGGTGGTGGAAAAGGCAGTAGAGGATGCTGAGTGGAATGCAGCATTCAATG GGATCTCAAACTGTGAGTTTCACAGTGGAAAGGCAGAGGCTGTGTTACCACAGCTCCTGGCATCGTGGGAGGATGCCCGACCACTTGTTGCTGTGGTGAACCCTTCTCGGGCTGGCCTAC ACTACAGGGTCGTTCGAGCCATCCGGAACTGCAGCGCCATCCGCAGGCTGCTCTACATCTCCTGCAAGCCAGCgggggaagccatgaggaacttCCTCGA gctgtgctgcccaccTGACCCACGGAAGAAGCTGGCAGGGGAGCCATTTGCCCCTGTGATGGCTATTCCTTTTGACATGTTTCCTCACACTGTTCATTgtgagctggtgctgctgttcaCCCGCTGA
- the LOC131564044 gene encoding 40-kDa huntingtin-associated protein-like, translated as MLSAGGGSGPGGAGGSGPGLGGDGDFLSRYRLVSAKLRRRFLRKPNVAEAAEQFAALARELRAQESLPYAAWCQLAVARCAQSLFHGPAEAAALAEAARLFLRQERDLRQRLGLRGGFGEHVAAAQSCGAFAARLHLERGQPALAAGPCLELAAVLRDTGQPARAAAPLQRAAELLTAARLPLQALRCLAERASCLLLARDYAGALAALTRAQALAGAGLGGAAGAGAAPGGAFLDVLARCEVSRVLLLLLLQPPPAKLLPEHARTLEQYCWEAPDGGAGTGSGSGSGGGLPPAASYLPAELFLLLQSAVLACQEKDAEALKALQAELWPLLSAEQNHLLHLVLQEMLSPAGQGL; from the coding sequence ATGCTGTCGGCGggcggcggctccggccccggcggggcgggcggctcCGGGCCGGGGCTCGGCGGCGACGGCGATTTTCTGTCGCGGTACCGCCTGGTGTCGGCCAAGCTGCGGCGGCGGTTCCTGCGGAAGCCGAACGTGGCGGAGGCGGCGGAGCAGTTCGCGGCGCTGGCGCGGGAGCTGCGCGCCCAGGAGAGCCTGCCCTACGCCGCCTGGTGCCAGCTGGCCGTGGCGCGCTGCGCCCAGAGCCTGTTCCACGGCCCCGCCGAGGCGGCCGCGCTGGCCGAGGCCGCGCGTCTCTTCCTGCGCCAGGAGCGGGACCTGCGGCAGCGCCTGGGCTTGCGCGGCGGCTTCGGCGAGCACGTGGCGGCGGCGCAGAGCTGCGGGGCCTTCGCCGCCCGCCTGCACCTGGAGCGGGGGCAGCCCGCGCTGGCGGCCGGGCCGTGCCTGGAGCTGGCGGCGGTGCTCCGCGACACGGGACagcccgcccgcgccgccgcgcCCCTGCAGCGGGCGGCGGAGCTCCTGACGGCGGCGCGGCTGCCGCTGCAGGCCCTGCGCTGCCTGGCCGAGCGcgcctcctgcctgctgctggcccgCGACTACGCCGGGGCGCTGGCCGCGCTGACGCGGGCGCAGGCGctggccggggccgggctgggcggtgcggccggggccggggccgcgcccgGCGGAGCCTTCCTGGACGTGCTGGCGCGCTGCGAGGTGTCgcgggtgctgctgctgctcctgctgcagccgcCGCCCGCCAAGCTGCTGCCCGAGCACGCCCGCACGCTGGAGCAGTACTGCTGGGAGGCGCCCGACGGCGGAGCGggcaccgggagcggctccgggaGCGGCGGGGGGCTGCCGCCGGCCGCCAGCTACCTGCCggcagagctgttcctgctgctgcagtcgGCGGTGCTGGCGTGCCAGGAGAAGGACGCGGAGGCGCTGAAGGCGCTGCAGGCCGAGCTGTGGCCGCTGCTGAGCGCCGAGCAGAACCATCTGCTGcacctggtgctgcaggagatgctgagcCCCGCCggacaggggctctga